One window from the genome of Nocardioides panaciterrulae encodes:
- a CDS encoding acyl-CoA dehydrogenase family protein: MATDTATPPAEGGAASGSVRPQLDVPAIDVPALKTLLDGKYVEIRDLVRTNLAEYASILDEAETMTRDDFRERVKDVLVEMAATGQTGMGFPQEYGGGGDIGASVAAFETLAYGDLSVLVKTGVQFGLFGGAILQLGSEHHHEAYLPDLITGKVMGCFAMTETGHGSNVQALGTVATYDPQAQEFVLTTHGEQARKDYIGNAARHAELAVVFAQLEVAGTRHGVHAFVVRIREGGRPCAGVGVEDDGAKMGLNGVDNGRLWFDGVRVPRTALLNRFADVTPEGTYESSIENPNRRFFTMLGTLVQGRVCVGGAGINAAKVALAVAVKYALKRRQFEATSEDEEELLLDYGMHQRRLFPLLARTYALHFAQEVVAGQLHDVFSGTGPEDEDQARRRLESRAAGTKALGTWHATRTIQECREACGGAGYLSVNRFAALKADTDVFTTFEGDNHVLLQLVAKGLLTDYASDFEDLDQFGMVRFVAGMAVETVIERTNVHKLLERLKDVLPGGDQWDQEAGLLDPDYQLAMLRFREEHMLAGVARRLKRGIDQGLNPGAVFSRVQDHVIGAARAHVERLVLEAFVDKVRALPEGDQRAALSLLCDLHALTTIEADRAWFMEHGRLTVVRSKAISREIGSLCRRIRPLAGDLVDAFAVPPEMLRSPDLVG; the protein is encoded by the coding sequence ATGGCGACCGACACCGCGACGCCCCCGGCCGAGGGGGGCGCCGCCTCCGGCTCCGTGCGGCCACAGCTCGACGTCCCCGCGATCGACGTCCCCGCGCTCAAGACGCTGCTCGACGGGAAGTACGTCGAGATCCGCGACCTGGTCCGGACCAACCTCGCGGAGTACGCCTCGATCCTCGACGAGGCCGAGACGATGACCCGCGACGACTTCCGCGAGCGGGTCAAGGACGTGCTCGTCGAGATGGCCGCGACCGGCCAGACGGGCATGGGCTTCCCGCAGGAGTACGGCGGGGGCGGCGACATCGGCGCCTCGGTCGCCGCCTTCGAGACCCTGGCGTACGGCGACCTCTCGGTGCTGGTGAAGACCGGCGTCCAGTTCGGCCTGTTCGGGGGCGCCATCCTCCAGCTCGGGTCCGAGCACCACCACGAGGCCTACCTGCCGGACCTGATCACCGGCAAGGTGATGGGCTGCTTCGCGATGACCGAGACCGGGCACGGCTCGAACGTCCAGGCGCTCGGCACGGTCGCGACCTATGACCCGCAGGCCCAGGAGTTCGTGCTCACCACCCATGGCGAGCAGGCCCGCAAGGACTACATCGGCAACGCGGCTCGGCACGCCGAGCTCGCGGTGGTGTTCGCGCAGCTGGAGGTGGCCGGCACCCGGCACGGCGTGCACGCGTTCGTCGTACGCATCCGCGAGGGCGGTCGCCCGTGCGCCGGGGTGGGGGTCGAGGACGACGGCGCCAAGATGGGGCTCAACGGCGTCGACAACGGCCGGCTGTGGTTCGACGGGGTGCGCGTCCCGCGGACCGCGCTGCTCAACCGGTTCGCCGACGTGACGCCCGAGGGGACCTACGAGAGCTCGATCGAGAACCCGAACCGGCGGTTCTTCACGATGCTCGGCACGCTGGTCCAGGGCCGGGTCTGCGTCGGTGGGGCCGGCATCAACGCGGCGAAGGTGGCGCTGGCCGTCGCGGTGAAGTACGCCCTGAAGCGGCGCCAGTTCGAGGCCACCTCGGAGGACGAGGAGGAGCTGCTGCTCGACTACGGGATGCACCAGCGGCGGCTGTTCCCACTGCTGGCGCGGACCTATGCGCTGCACTTCGCCCAGGAGGTCGTGGCCGGCCAGCTGCACGACGTCTTCTCCGGCACCGGCCCCGAGGACGAGGACCAGGCACGCCGCCGGCTGGAGTCCCGGGCGGCCGGCACCAAGGCGCTCGGCACCTGGCACGCCACCCGCACGATCCAGGAGTGCCGCGAGGCGTGCGGCGGAGCCGGCTACCTCTCGGTGAACCGGTTCGCGGCGCTGAAGGCCGACACCGACGTCTTCACCACCTTCGAGGGCGACAACCACGTGCTGCTGCAGCTGGTCGCCAAGGGCCTGCTCACCGACTACGCCAGCGATTTCGAGGACCTGGACCAGTTCGGCATGGTCCGCTTCGTCGCCGGCATGGCGGTGGAGACCGTGATCGAGCGGACCAACGTGCACAAGCTGCTCGAGCGACTCAAGGACGTGCTGCCGGGCGGCGACCAGTGGGACCAGGAGGCGGGGCTGCTCGACCCGGACTACCAGCTGGCGATGCTGCGGTTCCGGGAGGAGCACATGCTCGCCGGCGTGGCCCGCCGCCTCAAGCGGGGCATCGACCAGGGCCTGAACCCGGGAGCCGTGTTCTCGCGGGTCCAGGACCACGTCATCGGCGCCGCCCGCGCCCACGTCGAGCGGTTGGTGCTGGAGGCGTTCGTCGACAAGGTCCGCGCGCTCCCCGAGGGCGATCAGCGGGCGGCGTTGAGCCTGCTGTGCGACCTGCACGCGCTGACCACGATCGAGGCGGACCGGGCCTGGTTCATGGAGCACGGCCGGCTCACCGTCGTCCGGTCCAAGGCGATCAGCCGGGAGATCGGCAGC
- a CDS encoding NlpC/P60 family protein — protein sequence MRASRIASALALALVTSGVAGVAVADDHAVPSRQDVRHARQAAEDKAADVETVRARLVMADQRLEASATRAAQAAEAFNGARYELQQARRQASDAARRSGVAQADVDRQRAAYGAAVVSSYEMAPGLSALSALARADGIETVIDRATTVQNAEAALDDRYDSFRASATIADVATAQARDARATAAAAADKARAARDAARQAADQAAAEAQSIAAEKSRLIAQLADLQHTSVRLAQQRQAALEAQAAAAAAAAAQHAAEVKAQQEAAQQLAQQQAQQAAQQAAQQAAQQAAQQAAQQAQHHAHQHTSGTGGSSGGSSGGSTPSPAPSAPPAPSAPPAPAGGASAAIAFARAQLGEPYRWGAAGPDAWDCSGLTMGAWRAGGISLPHYSVAQYEQSTPISAGELRPGDLVFWGSSSDPSSIFHVAMYLGGGQIIQAPRTGSDVSIVSMYYWTPPNFFARP from the coding sequence GTGCGCGCATCGAGGATCGCGTCGGCGCTGGCACTGGCGCTGGTGACGAGTGGGGTCGCCGGCGTGGCGGTCGCTGACGACCACGCCGTCCCGTCCCGGCAGGACGTGCGGCACGCCCGCCAGGCCGCCGAGGACAAGGCGGCCGACGTCGAGACCGTCCGGGCCCGGCTGGTGATGGCCGACCAGCGGCTGGAGGCCTCCGCCACCCGCGCGGCCCAGGCCGCCGAGGCGTTCAACGGCGCGCGCTACGAGCTGCAGCAGGCCCGGCGGCAGGCGAGCGATGCCGCTCGCCGCTCGGGGGTCGCGCAGGCCGACGTCGACCGCCAGCGGGCGGCGTACGGCGCCGCCGTGGTCAGCTCCTACGAGATGGCGCCCGGCCTGAGCGCGCTGTCCGCCCTCGCCCGGGCCGACGGCATCGAGACCGTGATCGACCGCGCCACGACCGTGCAGAACGCCGAGGCCGCGCTCGACGACCGCTACGACTCGTTCCGGGCCTCGGCCACCATCGCCGACGTGGCCACGGCCCAGGCCCGCGATGCCCGTGCCACCGCCGCGGCCGCCGCGGACAAGGCCCGGGCGGCTCGTGACGCGGCCCGGCAGGCGGCGGACCAGGCGGCCGCCGAGGCCCAGTCGATCGCCGCCGAGAAGTCGCGGCTGATCGCCCAGCTCGCCGACCTGCAGCACACCAGCGTCCGCCTCGCGCAGCAGCGCCAGGCCGCGCTCGAGGCGCAGGCCGCGGCCGCCGCGGCCGCCGCCGCGCAGCACGCGGCCGAGGTGAAGGCCCAGCAGGAGGCCGCCCAACAGCTGGCCCAGCAGCAGGCCCAGCAGGCCGCCCAGCAGGCCGCCCAGCAGGCCGCCCAGCAAGCCGCTCAGCAGGCCGCCCAGCAGGCCCAGCACCACGCCCACCAGCACACGTCGGGGACCGGCGGCTCGTCGGGCGGCTCCTCGGGCGGCTCGACCCCCTCGCCCGCTCCGAGCGCCCCGCCGGCGCCCAGCGCTCCGCCGGCCCCGGCCGGTGGCGCCAGCGCCGCGATCGCGTTCGCCCGCGCCCAGCTCGGCGAGCCGTACCGCTGGGGGGCCGCCGGTCCGGACGCCTGGGACTGCTCGGGCCTGACCATGGGTGCGTGGCGCGCCGGTGGCATCTCCCTGCCGCACTACTCGGTCGCGCAGTACGAGCAGTCGACGCCGATCTCGGCCGGCGAGCTGCGGCCCGGCGACCTGGTGTTCTGGGGCTCCTCGAGCGACCCGTCGTCGATCTTCCACGTGGCGATGTACCTCGGCGGCGGCCAGATCATCCAGGCCCCCCGCACCGGGAGCGACGTCAGCATCGTGTCGATGTACTACTGGACGCCGCCGAACTTCTTCGCCCGCCCCTGA
- a CDS encoding phosphatase PAP2 family protein: MYRRANALLIGIAGTMGVLAVVAVLSLGRGLVDPDGFLGPSWARLPLLVGAAFLVDLLPRTLWVSRLRPRAMPAAFRDRVRTHWSRDRVVLVVMGVLCFYITYVSYRNLKSFLPFIMGETKYDRELHLIDHALLFGHDPALLLHGFFGTGVAAHFFSWIYLWFLPLVPLALTGWLVWSRKLSYGYWFATSQCMAWSLGTLSYYALPTLGPGFRYPWLYETLPNTPASSLMDGLYNGRDNVLHYGVQGAVQSVAGFASLHCAITLLMALMVQYTLRTKVLRWVFWVNFVLTIFATLYFGWHYISDNIAGIMIALISFYIGGIASGQKFDRHGRSAKPTPTTAPVPVEQD; encoded by the coding sequence GTGTATCGCCGTGCCAATGCCCTGCTGATCGGGATCGCCGGCACCATGGGGGTGCTGGCGGTCGTGGCGGTGCTGTCGCTGGGCCGCGGCCTGGTGGACCCCGACGGGTTCCTCGGTCCCTCGTGGGCCCGGCTGCCGCTGCTGGTCGGCGCGGCGTTCCTGGTCGACCTGCTGCCGCGGACGCTGTGGGTCTCGCGGCTGAGGCCGCGGGCGATGCCGGCCGCCTTCCGGGACCGGGTGCGCACGCACTGGTCGCGTGACCGGGTCGTGCTGGTGGTGATGGGGGTGCTCTGCTTCTACATCACCTACGTCAGCTACCGGAACCTCAAGTCGTTCCTGCCCTTCATCATGGGCGAGACGAAGTACGACCGAGAGCTGCACCTGATCGACCACGCGCTGCTCTTCGGCCACGACCCGGCGCTGCTGCTGCACGGCTTCTTCGGCACCGGCGTCGCTGCGCACTTCTTCTCGTGGATCTACCTGTGGTTCCTCCCGCTGGTGCCGCTGGCGCTGACGGGCTGGCTGGTCTGGTCGCGCAAGCTGAGCTACGGCTACTGGTTCGCCACCTCCCAGTGCATGGCCTGGTCGCTCGGGACGCTGTCCTACTACGCGCTGCCGACGCTCGGGCCCGGCTTCCGCTACCCCTGGCTCTACGAGACCCTGCCGAACACGCCGGCCTCCTCGTTGATGGACGGGCTCTACAACGGACGCGACAACGTCCTGCACTACGGCGTGCAGGGAGCGGTGCAGTCGGTGGCCGGCTTCGCCAGCCTGCACTGCGCGATCACGCTGCTGATGGCGCTGATGGTGCAGTACACCCTGCGGACGAAGGTCCTGAGATGGGTGTTCTGGGTGAACTTCGTGCTCACGATCTTCGCCACCCTCTACTTCGGCTGGCACTACATCTCCGACAACATCGCCGGCATCATGATCGCGCTGATCTCCTTCTACATCGGCGGGATCGCCAGCGGCCAGAAGTTCGACCGCCACGGCCGCTCCGCGAAGCCCACCCCGACCACCGCCCCGGTGCCCGTCGAGCAGGACTGA
- a CDS encoding ABC transporter ATP-binding protein, with amino-acid sequence MLQIDRLSVAYDGVPAVVDVSVDLPDGEVLAVLGPSGCGKSTLLRAVAGLETPTGGRVCWDGGDLAGVPTHKRGFALMFQDGQLFNHLTVARNVGYPLRIRRRPGVRRRVAELLAAVGLEGYDDRLPTTLSGGERQRVALARSLAVQPRLLLLDEPLSALDAGLRERLAGDLREVLRAAGTTALMVTHDQEEAFTVADRLAVMRAGRVVQTGPIAQVWRAPADPETALFLGYAGVLRGGPARVLLEAAGLPRAGAVAVRRSALVAGGGGPLEGEVLSGRVTPEQVRLVVRVPGIGEIDAVAPLDLHPGPGERVRLAVEPTKLAVVPDVQGAGPGRDAGSLH; translated from the coding sequence ATGCTGCAGATCGACCGCCTGAGCGTGGCGTACGACGGGGTGCCCGCCGTCGTCGACGTCTCCGTCGACCTGCCCGACGGGGAGGTGCTGGCGGTCCTCGGGCCGTCCGGCTGCGGCAAGTCCACGCTGTTGCGGGCGGTGGCCGGGCTGGAGACGCCGACCGGGGGGCGGGTGTGCTGGGACGGGGGCGACCTGGCCGGCGTGCCGACCCACAAGCGGGGCTTCGCGCTGATGTTCCAGGACGGCCAGCTGTTCAACCACCTCACCGTCGCGCGCAACGTCGGCTACCCGCTGCGCATCCGGCGGCGGCCGGGGGTCCGCCGACGGGTGGCCGAGCTGCTGGCCGCCGTCGGCCTCGAGGGGTACGACGACCGCCTGCCGACCACCCTGTCCGGGGGCGAGCGGCAGCGGGTGGCGCTGGCCCGCTCGCTCGCCGTCCAGCCCCGGCTGCTGCTGCTCGACGAGCCGCTGTCCGCGCTGGACGCCGGGCTGCGCGAGCGCCTGGCCGGCGACCTGCGCGAGGTCCTCCGGGCCGCCGGCACCACCGCGCTGATGGTGACCCACGACCAGGAGGAGGCGTTCACGGTGGCCGACCGGCTGGCCGTGATGCGTGCGGGCCGGGTGGTGCAGACCGGTCCGATCGCGCAGGTCTGGCGGGCGCCGGCGGACCCCGAGACCGCGCTGTTCCTCGGCTACGCCGGGGTGCTCCGTGGCGGCCCGGCCCGGGTCCTGCTCGAGGCGGCGGGGCTGCCGCGGGCGGGCGCGGTCGCCGTACGCCGGTCCGCGCTGGTGGCCGGCGGGGGCGGCCCGCTGGAGGGGGAGGTGCTGTCCGGGCGGGTGACTCCCGAGCAGGTGCGCCTCGTCGTGCGCGTGCCCGGGATCGGCGAGATCGACGCCGTCGCGCCGCTGGACCTGCACCCCGGTCCGGGGGAGCGGGTCCGGCTCGCGGTCGAGCCCACGAAGCTGGCGGTCGTACCGGACGTCCAAGGGGCCGGTCCCGGCCGGGACGCGGGGTCCCTACACTGA
- a CDS encoding ABC transporter permease, translating into MSTRAGRRWSRRLGLVGPAVVPVLVLGAFFVLPVSGMLERGFFADGSFDPGAVLEVLGRPRVHRVLWFTVWSASVGTAVAVLLGLPAAYALHRLRFPGRDLVRAALLVPFVLPTVVVGVAFRELLGEAGPLGFLGLDGTAAAIIAGLVFFNVAVVIRAVGSTWESLDPRPAEAAAALGASPWQVLWTVTLPALRPAIVSAASVVFLFCATAFGVVLTLGAPHYSSVETEIYLLTTNLLDLQAAAALSILQLVAVVALLLVAGRLRRVADPTASRVRARPRRPVRGDVAALLSTALLLVLVAAPIATLVAGSLRVDGGWSLGNYRALTTDGTHQALLVPVTDALVTSLRTAVDATWMSLTLGLLVALVVTRRSRTRAERRVRIGLDGFFMLPLGVSAVTLGFGFLITLDHPPLDLRDSPMLVPIAQALVALPLVVRTIAPVLTGIDDRQRQAAASLGAGPLRTLLTVDLPVVWKPLLAAAGFAFAVSLGEFGATSFLSRDEHPTVPVVIYRLIDHPGPMNYGMALAASVVLAATTALVMLLVERLRVPSVGSL; encoded by the coding sequence GTGAGCACCCGCGCGGGCCGGCGCTGGTCGAGGCGCCTGGGCCTCGTCGGGCCTGCGGTGGTGCCCGTGCTGGTGCTGGGCGCGTTCTTCGTGCTGCCGGTCAGCGGCATGCTCGAGCGCGGCTTCTTCGCCGACGGCTCCTTCGACCCGGGCGCGGTCCTCGAGGTGCTGGGCCGGCCGCGGGTCCACCGGGTGCTGTGGTTCACGGTCTGGTCGGCCTCGGTCGGCACCGCGGTCGCGGTGCTGCTCGGGCTGCCCGCGGCGTACGCCCTCCACCGCCTGCGGTTCCCCGGCCGGGACCTGGTCCGCGCCGCGCTGCTGGTGCCGTTCGTGCTGCCCACCGTGGTGGTCGGCGTCGCGTTCCGTGAGCTGCTCGGCGAGGCCGGCCCGCTGGGGTTCCTCGGCCTCGACGGGACCGCGGCGGCGATCATCGCCGGCCTGGTGTTCTTCAACGTGGCCGTCGTGATCCGGGCGGTCGGGTCCACGTGGGAGTCGCTCGACCCCCGGCCGGCCGAGGCCGCCGCCGCGCTCGGTGCGAGCCCCTGGCAGGTGCTGTGGACGGTCACGCTGCCGGCGCTGCGCCCGGCGATCGTGTCCGCGGCCAGCGTGGTGTTCCTGTTCTGCGCGACCGCCTTCGGGGTCGTGCTCACCCTCGGCGCACCGCACTACTCCTCGGTCGAGACCGAGATCTACCTGCTGACCACCAACCTGCTCGACCTGCAGGCGGCCGCCGCGCTGTCGATCCTGCAGCTGGTCGCGGTGGTGGCGCTGCTGCTGGTCGCCGGCCGGCTGCGCCGGGTCGCCGACCCGACGGCGTCGAGGGTCCGGGCCCGGCCCCGCCGACCGGTGCGCGGGGACGTCGCCGCGCTGCTGTCCACCGCCCTGCTGCTCGTGCTCGTGGCCGCGCCGATCGCGACCCTGGTCGCCGGCTCGCTGCGCGTCGACGGGGGCTGGAGCCTGGGCAACTACCGGGCGCTGACCACCGACGGCACCCACCAGGCGCTGCTGGTGCCCGTGACCGACGCGCTGGTCACCTCGCTGCGCACCGCCGTGGACGCCACCTGGATGTCGCTCACGCTCGGCCTGCTGGTCGCCCTGGTGGTGACCCGGCGGTCCCGCACCCGCGCCGAGCGCCGGGTGCGCATCGGCCTCGACGGGTTCTTCATGCTGCCGCTGGGGGTCTCGGCGGTGACGCTCGGCTTCGGGTTCCTCATCACGCTGGACCACCCGCCGCTGGACCTGCGCGACTCGCCGATGCTGGTGCCGATCGCGCAGGCGCTGGTCGCGCTCCCGCTGGTGGTGCGCACGATCGCCCCGGTGCTCACCGGCATCGACGACCGGCAGCGCCAGGCCGCCGCCTCGCTCGGCGCCGGCCCGCTGCGGACGCTGCTCACCGTGGACCTGCCGGTGGTGTGGAAGCCGCTGCTGGCCGCCGCCGGGTTCGCGTTCGCCGTCTCGCTGGGCGAGTTCGGGGCGACGTCGTTCCTGTCGCGCGACGAGCACCCCACGGTCCCGGTCGTGATCTACCGGCTGATCGACCACCCCGGTCCGATGAACTACGGCATGGCCCTGGCCGCCTCGGTCGTCCTGGCCGCCACCACCGCGCTCGTGATGCTCCTGGTGGAGCGGCTGCGGGTGCCCTCCGTGGGCTCGCTGTAG
- a CDS encoding thiamine ABC transporter substrate-binding protein yields MKSTRALGALVTITAMAVTASGCSVIGGDSADDSSSSSSKVVLVTHDSFTLPKPLIRKFEQQSGYDLVVKAEGDAGQLTNKLVLTKDDPLGDVAFGVDNTFASRALEAGVFAPYSWDEPAGVSDYALPGDDAHALTPVDNGDVCVNVDDTWFKAHHQAPPRTMDDLTDPAYKGEFVLPGAATSSTGLAFLLATIAKYGDGWQGYWSRLMANDAEITSGWEQAYEVDFTQGGGKGDRPIVLSYDSSPAYTVPKGSSSSTTSALLDTCFRQVEYAGVLAGAANPKGAQAFVRFLDSQPAQAALPTSMYVFPVVDGVPLPKQWAKFAVQPDHPYTVDPADVAAHRAEWLQEWSDVTSR; encoded by the coding sequence GTGAAGTCCACACGCGCGCTCGGCGCACTCGTCACGATCACGGCCATGGCGGTCACCGCCTCGGGCTGCTCGGTGATCGGTGGTGACTCCGCCGACGACAGCAGCTCCTCGAGCAGCAAGGTCGTGCTGGTCACCCACGACTCGTTCACGCTGCCCAAGCCGCTGATCCGCAAGTTCGAGCAGCAGTCGGGCTACGACCTGGTCGTGAAGGCCGAGGGGGACGCCGGCCAGCTGACCAACAAGCTGGTGCTGACCAAGGACGACCCGCTCGGCGACGTCGCGTTCGGGGTGGACAACACCTTCGCGTCCCGCGCGCTCGAGGCCGGCGTGTTCGCGCCGTACTCCTGGGACGAGCCCGCCGGGGTCTCGGACTACGCGCTGCCCGGCGACGACGCCCACGCGCTCACCCCGGTCGACAACGGCGACGTCTGCGTCAACGTCGACGACACCTGGTTCAAGGCCCACCACCAGGCGCCGCCGCGGACGATGGACGACCTGACCGACCCGGCGTACAAGGGCGAGTTCGTGCTGCCCGGTGCCGCCACCAGCTCCACCGGCCTGGCGTTCCTGCTCGCCACGATCGCCAAGTACGGCGACGGCTGGCAGGGCTACTGGTCGCGGCTGATGGCCAACGACGCCGAGATCACCTCCGGCTGGGAGCAGGCCTACGAGGTGGACTTCACCCAGGGCGGCGGCAAGGGGGACCGGCCGATCGTGCTGTCCTACGACTCCTCGCCCGCCTACACGGTGCCGAAGGGGTCGAGCTCCTCGACGACCAGCGCGCTGCTCGACACCTGCTTCCGCCAGGTCGAGTACGCCGGGGTGCTCGCCGGGGCCGCCAACCCGAAGGGCGCCCAGGCGTTCGTGCGGTTCCTCGACAGCCAGCCGGCGCAGGCCGCGCTGCCGACGAGCATGTACGTCTTCCCCGTGGTCGACGGCGTGCCGTTGCCGAAGCAGTGGGCGAAGTTCGCCGTCCAGCCCGACCACCCGTACACCGTGGACCCGGCCGACGTGGCCGCCCACCGCGCGGAGTGGTTGCAGGAGTGGAGCGACGTCACCTCCCGATGA
- a CDS encoding RNA polymerase sigma-70 factor, translating into MLGSAADAEDVLQETWLRWAEVDHAAVRDQRAYLVRIVTRLGLNRLRTLQRRREEYVGPWLPEPLLTTPDVAEDLELADSVSTAMLLVLETLAPTERAVFVLREVFALSYDEIAAAVDRSPAAVRQIARRARAHVEERRPRAEVPAGLREEVVARFLTATATGDIQSLLDVLSPDVVLVSDGGGVKKAALRPILGREKVLRFLDAVAPKDGTAQAEVVVVNGAPALRIRVGGELDAIGSLLVEDGLVTAIYYVRNPAKLARLDEVVRLTR; encoded by the coding sequence ATGCTCGGCTCGGCCGCCGACGCCGAGGACGTCCTGCAGGAGACCTGGCTGCGGTGGGCCGAGGTCGACCACGCCGCCGTCCGCGACCAGCGGGCCTACCTGGTGCGGATCGTGACCCGGCTCGGACTGAACCGGCTCCGCACCCTGCAGCGCCGTCGGGAGGAGTACGTCGGGCCGTGGCTCCCCGAGCCGCTGCTCACCACGCCGGACGTCGCGGAGGACCTCGAGCTCGCCGACAGCGTCTCGACCGCGATGCTGCTGGTGCTGGAGACCCTCGCGCCCACCGAGCGCGCGGTGTTCGTGCTCCGGGAGGTCTTCGCGCTGTCCTACGACGAGATCGCGGCGGCCGTGGACAGGTCGCCGGCGGCGGTCCGCCAGATCGCCCGCCGGGCCCGGGCGCACGTGGAGGAGCGGCGGCCCCGGGCCGAGGTGCCGGCGGGGCTGCGCGAGGAGGTCGTCGCCCGCTTCCTGACGGCGACCGCGACGGGCGACATCCAGAGCCTGCTCGACGTGCTCTCGCCCGACGTGGTCCTGGTGTCCGACGGGGGCGGGGTCAAGAAGGCGGCGCTGCGGCCGATCCTGGGGCGCGAGAAGGTGTTGCGGTTCCTCGACGCGGTCGCGCCCAAGGACGGCACCGCCCAGGCAGAGGTCGTGGTGGTCAACGGCGCCCCGGCGCTGCGCATCCGCGTCGGCGGCGAGCTGGACGCGATCGGGTCGCTCCTCGTGGAGGACGGCCTGGTCACCGCGATCTACTACGTGCGCAACCCCGCCAAGCTGGCCCGTCTCGACGAGGTGGTGCGGCTGACCCGGTGA
- a CDS encoding carboxymuconolactone decarboxylase family protein, which produces MASTFRIPKARLSGVYGAVVKAVARRMIGDELPDNLFVYFHNKPVLRAVVSFEGKVSRWRALDPHLKSYAQLASAGVIGCSWCLDFGYFKAHDDGLDLAKVREVPRWRDSRVFTALERDVLAYAEAMSLTPPTVTDEMVAGLVDQLGAAAVVELTQMIALENMRSRFNSAAGLQSQGYSEVCELPLSQPADDVPSAS; this is translated from the coding sequence GTGGCGAGCACCTTCCGGATCCCGAAGGCCAGGTTGAGCGGCGTCTACGGCGCCGTGGTGAAGGCGGTCGCCCGGCGCATGATCGGCGACGAGCTGCCCGACAACCTCTTCGTCTACTTCCACAACAAGCCGGTCCTGAGGGCCGTGGTGTCCTTCGAGGGCAAGGTGTCGAGGTGGCGGGCGCTGGACCCCCACCTGAAGTCCTACGCGCAGCTCGCCAGCGCCGGCGTGATCGGCTGCAGCTGGTGCCTCGACTTCGGCTACTTCAAGGCGCACGACGACGGCCTGGACCTGGCCAAGGTGCGCGAGGTGCCGCGGTGGCGGGACTCCCGGGTCTTCACGGCGCTGGAGCGCGACGTGCTGGCGTACGCCGAGGCGATGAGCCTCACCCCGCCGACCGTCACCGACGAGATGGTGGCCGGCCTGGTCGACCAGCTGGGCGCCGCGGCGGTCGTCGAGCTGACCCAGATGATCGCGCTGGAGAACATGCGCTCCCGCTTCAACTCCGCCGCCGGGTTGCAGAGTCAGGGCTACTCCGAGGTGTGCGAGCTGCCCCTGTCGCAGCCCGCCGACGACGTACCCTCGGCCTCGTGA
- a CDS encoding alpha/beta hydrolase, with protein sequence MSARGVPSRRHQLLARAVPRVRRSRELDTEAAERARLERWHAGLDRSLPTRLVPRFERRFSVVTETLAAGDPVGAGFPAYVLTPRHLEPRRTVVYLHGGGFVAPIDPFHVRYAARLATRLHARVVLPDYPLAPEHSWRDSHEPVVELTARWLTEPEPVVLAGDSAGGGLALAIAEALRDRGGPQPSHLLLHSPWVDLTTSTPETESFSRRDPWLFLGKLRAYAAWWAGTPDDLARFEVSPALGELDGLPPALVFCGTRDTLAPGCRLLASRAEGTSWDLTYVEEPDLIHVYPLLPLVPEAGRAWRQTVAFLG encoded by the coding sequence ATGAGCGCCCGCGGGGTCCCCAGCCGACGTCACCAGCTGCTGGCCCGGGCCGTGCCCCGGGTGCGCCGGTCCCGCGAGCTGGACACCGAGGCCGCCGAGCGGGCGCGGCTCGAGCGCTGGCACGCCGGGCTGGACCGGTCGCTGCCGACCCGGCTGGTGCCGCGGTTCGAGCGGCGCTTCTCGGTCGTCACCGAGACCCTGGCGGCCGGCGACCCGGTCGGCGCCGGCTTCCCGGCGTACGTCCTCACGCCGCGACACCTCGAGCCGCGGCGCACGGTGGTCTACCTGCACGGCGGCGGCTTCGTGGCGCCGATCGACCCCTTCCACGTCCGCTACGCCGCGCGGCTGGCCACCCGGCTGCACGCGCGGGTCGTGCTGCCCGACTACCCGCTGGCCCCCGAGCACAGCTGGCGCGACTCCCACGAGCCGGTGGTGGAGCTGACCGCGCGCTGGCTCACCGAGCCCGAGCCGGTGGTGCTGGCCGGCGACTCGGCCGGCGGCGGCCTCGCGCTGGCGATCGCCGAGGCGCTGCGCGACCGCGGGGGCCCGCAGCCCTCGCACCTGCTGCTGCACTCGCCCTGGGTCGACCTGACCACCTCGACCCCCGAGACCGAGTCGTTCTCGCGACGCGACCCGTGGCTGTTCCTCGGCAAGCTGCGCGCCTACGCGGCCTGGTGGGCCGGCACGCCGGACGACCTGGCCCGCTTCGAGGTCTCCCCCGCGCTCGGCGAGCTCGACGGGCTGCCGCCCGCGCTGGTGTTCTGCGGCACCCGCGACACCCTCGCGCCCGGCTGCCGGCTGCTCGCGTCGCGGGCCGAGGGCACCTCCTGGGACCTCACCTACGTCGAGGAGCCCGACCTGATCCACGTCTACCCGCTGCTGCCGCTGGTGCCCGAGGCGGGGCGGGCGTGGCGGCAGACGGTCGCGTTCCTCGGATGA